In Candidatus Poribacteria bacterium, the following are encoded in one genomic region:
- a CDS encoding 50S ribosome-binding GTPase — MNIMELYSIVKIIFDTTKGTIDLARKMRELTKDRGDLLGSINQNQTAVVSTALHRLRQKKAPRIAVVGETSTGKSALVNALFGAPLTKVSLVADTTKSILRVEFESGLVIYDTPGIFGKERLENLTRLFIGLRQDHDKADQVKYVPFHPDPESEEIIQLSGRDIGKHAPIDVVLWTINVSRPLSRIMRKVLHSFFSELEKKFGDRLVVAGTHLDRLNEVSDEEKEGQLRVWNEISNNQIVPVSSVTGDGLVDLATELFKRMPGNVSLSKLQESLEKIAKIDRLSFVVAEVSRPLAIMMLMSGEDQEGIEIYVIILISTLCYHYSVNEETWLDLHGDGLEIARYIQETSGTEQVTTEREPIGLWEKIKSWFGATFYTRRKEYRTLGVEGLSELLPIFYELIYEFENFETSALPPERISQRVLSERKNLEPSLRAEDIEKLASRINDLLKSLLPL; from the coding sequence ATGAATATTATGGAACTCTACAGCATCGTTAAGATAATATTTGACACGACGAAGGGAACGATAGATCTAGCACGAAAAATGAGGGAGCTTACAAAAGATAGGGGTGACCTGTTGGGGAGCATAAATCAAAATCAGACTGCGGTAGTTTCAACAGCTCTACATAGACTGAGACAGAAGAAGGCACCGCGAATTGCTGTAGTCGGTGAAACATCAACTGGGAAATCAGCATTAGTTAATGCCCTTTTTGGTGCTCCGCTTACAAAAGTAAGTCTTGTAGCTGATACAACAAAGTCAATTCTTCGTGTGGAGTTTGAAAGCGGTCTTGTAATTTATGACACACCTGGAATCTTCGGTAAGGAACGTCTTGAGAATTTAACCCGGTTATTTATCGGTTTAAGACAGGACCACGATAAAGCAGATCAAGTTAAGTATGTTCCTTTTCATCCCGACCCTGAATCTGAAGAGATAATCCAACTTTCGGGGAGGGATATTGGGAAACATGCCCCCATTGATGTTGTTCTCTGGACTATAAATGTGTCACGTCCACTTAGCCGCATAATGCGAAAAGTGTTACATTCATTTTTCTCCGAACTTGAGAAGAAGTTTGGGGATCGCCTTGTCGTTGCCGGCACTCACCTTGATAGACTTAATGAAGTGTCTGATGAGGAAAAAGAGGGGCAATTACGTGTTTGGAATGAAATCTCCAACAACCAGATTGTTCCGGTTTCTTCAGTGACAGGAGATGGATTGGTAGATTTGGCAACGGAACTTTTTAAGAGGATGCCGGGAAATGTTTCTTTATCAAAATTGCAAGAATCATTAGAAAAAATTGCAAAGATTGACAGGCTTTCCTTTGTTGTTGCCGAGGTGAGTCGTCCTCTAGCAATTATGATGTTAATGAGCGGGGAGGATCAGGAGGGAATTGAGATTTATGTAATAATTCTCATTTCAACGCTTTGTTATCATTATTCTGTTAATGAAGAGACTTGGCTGGATTTGCATGGGGATGGTTTGGAAATTGCTCGCTATATCCAAGAAACTTCTGGAACCGAACAAGTTACTACAGAGCGTGAACCAATAGGTTTATGGGAAAAAATTAAGTCGTGGTTTGGGGCAACTTTTTACACTCGAAGAAAAGAATATCGGACACTTGGTGTGGAAGGGCTTTCAGAGTTGCTACCAATTTTCTATGAACTCATATATGAATTTGAAAACTTTGAAACCTCAGCGTTACCCCCCGAACGTATCAGTCAAAGAGTTCTGTCAGAAAGAAAGAATTTAGAGCCTTCGTTGCGGGCTGAGGATATAGAAAAATTGGCATCTCGAATTAACGATTTGCTAAAATCTCTTCTCCCGCTTTAA
- a CDS encoding glycosyltransferase family 4 protein, giving the protein MTANTLYHLKQHHKFEQGGHKYVADLETNDIIQVNDVEWDVLDRYATQTQYQIVEELKEKYKVASIFQAIERLEQLGQQGSLLSSIDGAVRQTVNSWKQKNRKPKLLVPFHFTKEKTSLDYTTNLNRYQLLTHLTQFADLETLTFSEAGKTDLKPEEFQGFGDINVRNIEVDESSAFGPPWYAMDGYDGILLLSQFLTDDLLYYRIPDVPIVHCIDDVQKSQDSTLETLLNICAFQNPEDTLVVKASWVKEWLQEQGVAEKSVRVIPNGVNVGEPVGKGLAKQHTAALFEKPIFAQHPVVGLISGFEPNYGAKLISAFAHANPHLAVFIYDPFLAAHWTHPPDNVVIFSVDDDEMHSILPIFFQALDLVCFPAIPGTPLSLVLEAMAYGTPCVAMTKYRLPPEVEGTGETVKFGERGFSNLHVRMSELSNVVNQWLKPSAMRAECENVAKNLAQKFTWEKSAQEIVQLFEESYQQKMIVPRQEETLLPSVFCRRYDPGTGTTASGVYRLGTNGYEHLETALVEMLSEQHTPTEVEFVFKHFQGKGSTPVAK; this is encoded by the coding sequence ATGACAGCTAACACCCTTTATCACCTAAAACAGCACCACAAATTTGAACAAGGCGGTCACAAATACGTCGCAGACCTTGAAACTAACGACATCATTCAGGTGAATGATGTGGAATGGGACGTTTTGGATCGCTATGCGACTCAGACGCAATACCAAATTGTTGAAGAGCTCAAGGAAAAATATAAAGTTGCCTCTATTTTTCAAGCAATTGAGCGTTTGGAACAACTTGGGCAGCAAGGCTCCCTCCTAAGCTCAATAGATGGCGCGGTGAGACAAACTGTCAACAGTTGGAAACAGAAAAATAGAAAACCAAAGTTATTGGTCCCCTTTCACTTCACAAAAGAGAAAACATCGCTGGACTACACAACAAATCTAAATCGCTATCAACTTTTGACGCATTTAACCCAGTTTGCTGACTTAGAAACGCTTACCTTTTCTGAAGCAGGAAAGACAGACCTAAAACCGGAGGAATTTCAAGGTTTTGGAGACATCAACGTTCGGAATATAGAAGTCGACGAAAGCAGTGCCTTCGGTCCACCGTGGTATGCCATGGACGGATACGATGGCATTTTACTCCTCTCCCAATTCTTGACAGATGATCTATTGTACTATAGGATTCCCGATGTGCCGATTGTACACTGCATAGATGATGTCCAGAAATCGCAAGATTCAACACTTGAAACACTCCTAAACATTTGCGCTTTCCAAAACCCAGAGGATACATTAGTCGTCAAAGCCTCGTGGGTAAAGGAATGGCTCCAGGAACAAGGTGTTGCTGAAAAAAGCGTTCGCGTTATCCCGAATGGTGTCAACGTTGGTGAACCGGTAGGTAAGGGGTTAGCAAAACAACACACCGCTGCACTCTTTGAAAAACCAATATTCGCACAACACCCCGTCGTAGGGCTGATTTCAGGATTTGAACCCAACTATGGGGCGAAGCTAATTTCTGCGTTTGCTCATGCTAATCCGCATCTTGCGGTTTTTATCTACGACCCGTTCTTGGCAGCACATTGGACACATCCACCAGACAATGTAGTCATCTTCAGTGTAGACGATGACGAGATGCATTCCATTTTACCCATCTTCTTTCAAGCACTCGATCTCGTCTGTTTTCCAGCGATTCCGGGAACACCACTGTCATTGGTTTTAGAGGCGATGGCGTACGGTACCCCGTGTGTGGCTATGACGAAATATAGATTGCCGCCGGAGGTCGAGGGCACCGGTGAGACTGTGAAATTTGGGGAGCGTGGTTTTAGTAATCTCCATGTCCGGATGTCTGAGTTGTCGAACGTAGTAAATCAGTGGCTGAAGCCTTCTGCTATGCGCGCCGAATGTGAGAATGTGGCAAAGAATTTGGCTCAAAAGTTCACTTGGGAAAAATCGGCACAAGAAATCGTCCAGTTATTTGAAGAGAGTTATCAGCAAAAAATGATTGTTCCCAGACAAGAAGAAACTTTGCTTCCATCAGTCTTCTGCCGGCGGTATGATCCGGGGACTGGAACCACCGCGTCTGGTGTGTATCGACTGGGAACCAATGGATATGAACACCTTGAAACGGCTTTAGTAGAAATGTTGTCCGAACAGCATACCCCTACCGAAGTTGAATTCGTTTTCAAGCATTTCCAAGGGAAAGGCTCGACTCCCGTGGCGAAGTAA